The following coding sequences are from one Photobacterium angustum window:
- a CDS encoding protein-disulfide reductase DsbD family protein, with protein MKKLYLNTYFICAMLGTLLSITFSAQTFAATEITTGWVTNPQHPPVQVRLVLTGEKDTANHTVQGLLEVKLDKDWKTYWRSPGEGGVAPSINWDMSGNVESVDWQWPMPKRYEFLGVETLGYKHDVIFPLSIHVKDMNKPVFLAGKLTMSSCTSICVLTDYELALDFNPEKLSLSTDAMFLYNKGYSQVPKSSQAVTLDTVSYDKDKKAITVVATNKAGWVKPDVLIDGHNKAVKDTSFLAPNVTIKDQTLYAVLPVTSWFGTPKLVGEPLQITIGDNNLAVEIPATATDTPVIVPSSNSNLLEIIGIALLGGLILNIMPCVLPVLGMKLSSVVSAKGLEKRQIRTQFIASAAGIITSFWLLAGFLALMKLSGQALGWGIQFQSPWFIGAMIAITALFGANMLGLFEIRLSSNTNTWMATKGDNSHLGHFIQGMFATLLATPCSAPFLGTAVAFALGASYVTLFAIFTALAIGMAAPWLLIALFPQLANALPKPGLWMDRVKTLFGLMMLATSVWLLSLMTSFFSATVVWIIGLLIMLVILWQLGRKKGRKAVIITTAVLLLGVAGSLIVGSLTSNHWAKPLADDHHWETLNVDNISKQVAEGKTVFVDVTAEWCITCKANKVGVLLQEPVYSALSADNIVLMRGDWTKPSDYVTGFLQSHGRFGVPFNIVYGPNAPQGIPLPVILTNDEVLNAIKKASK; from the coding sequence TTGAAAAAATTATACCTCAATACTTATTTCATCTGTGCCATGCTCGGTACATTACTCAGTATCACTTTTTCCGCTCAAACCTTTGCAGCTACTGAGATTACAACTGGATGGGTAACAAACCCACAGCATCCTCCTGTACAAGTTAGGTTAGTGCTAACGGGTGAAAAAGACACGGCTAACCATACTGTTCAAGGACTTCTAGAAGTTAAACTTGATAAGGATTGGAAAACCTATTGGCGATCGCCAGGTGAAGGTGGCGTTGCACCATCTATAAACTGGGATATGTCTGGTAATGTTGAAAGTGTTGACTGGCAGTGGCCGATGCCAAAACGTTATGAGTTCTTAGGTGTTGAAACGCTTGGCTATAAACATGATGTTATTTTCCCACTTTCAATTCATGTGAAAGACATGAATAAACCTGTATTCCTTGCAGGTAAATTAACCATGTCTTCCTGTACCAGTATTTGTGTACTGACTGACTATGAATTAGCACTTGATTTTAATCCTGAAAAACTCAGCTTATCGACCGATGCAATGTTTTTATACAACAAAGGTTATAGCCAAGTACCTAAATCGTCTCAAGCAGTAACATTAGATACTGTCTCTTATGACAAAGACAAAAAAGCAATTACAGTTGTTGCAACAAATAAGGCTGGTTGGGTGAAACCAGATGTGTTGATTGACGGACATAATAAAGCCGTTAAAGACACCTCATTCTTAGCGCCGAATGTTACGATTAAAGATCAAACACTGTATGCGGTATTACCCGTGACCAGTTGGTTCGGTACACCAAAGCTTGTTGGTGAACCACTTCAAATCACAATCGGTGATAATAATCTCGCCGTTGAGATCCCTGCAACAGCAACAGACACTCCTGTGATTGTACCGAGCTCTAATAGTAACTTATTAGAAATAATTGGCATTGCGCTATTGGGCGGCTTAATTCTAAATATCATGCCATGCGTATTACCGGTATTAGGTATGAAGTTAAGCAGTGTAGTTTCAGCGAAGGGCTTAGAAAAACGCCAAATCCGTACGCAGTTTATCGCTTCTGCTGCCGGTATTATTACCTCATTTTGGCTACTGGCTGGCTTTTTAGCATTAATGAAATTATCAGGCCAAGCGCTTGGTTGGGGGATTCAATTCCAGAGCCCTTGGTTTATTGGTGCCATGATTGCGATCACCGCTCTGTTTGGCGCGAATATGTTAGGCTTATTTGAAATTCGCTTATCAAGTAACACCAATACTTGGATGGCAACCAAAGGTGATAACTCACACCTTGGTCACTTTATTCAAGGTATGTTTGCCACCTTACTTGCAACGCCGTGTAGTGCCCCATTCTTAGGCACAGCTGTCGCGTTCGCATTAGGTGCTAGTTATGTGACACTTTTTGCCATTTTCACCGCGTTAGCGATTGGTATGGCTGCACCATGGTTGCTCATTGCTCTCTTCCCACAATTGGCAAACGCATTACCTAAACCTGGTTTATGGATGGATCGGGTTAAAACGCTGTTTGGTTTGATGATGCTGGCAACCAGTGTTTGGCTATTAAGCTTAATGACCAGCTTCTTTAGTGCCACTGTTGTTTGGATTATTGGTCTACTCATTATGCTCGTTATCTTATGGCAATTAGGTCGTAAGAAAGGACGCAAAGCCGTTATCATCACAACTGCAGTTCTTTTACTGGGTGTTGCAGGTAGCCTTATCGTGGGTAGCTTAACCTCAAACCATTGGGCAAAACCACTAGCTGATGATCACCATTGGGAAACGCTAAACGTTGATAACATTTCAAAACAAGTCGCAGAAGGAAAAACAGTCTTTGTTGATGTTACGGCTGAATGGTGTATCACTTGTAAAGCCAATAAAGTCGGTGTGCTACTGCAAGAGCCAGTGTATTCGGCCTTATCTGCTGACAACATCGTGTTAATGCGCGGTGATTGGACGAAACCTTCGGACTACGTAACAGGCTTTCTACAATCACATGGACGTTTTGGTGTGCCATTTAATATTGTATATGGTCCCAATGCGCCTCAAGGTATCCCGTTGCCCGTGATTTTAACAAATGACGAAGTACTTAACGCAATTAAAAAAGCAAGTAAGTAA
- a CDS encoding glutathione peroxidase, whose amino-acid sequence MTKIYDFDVKALSGEVLSLSDYKGKVLLVVNTASKCGFTPQYEALQALYEKYRDQGLVILGFPCNQFGGQEPGEESQIKQECLINYGVTFPMFSKVDVKGRDAEPVFSYLVKQLPGLLGNDIKWNFTKFLISREGEPMKRYAPTTKPFAIEDDIIKLLS is encoded by the coding sequence ATGACAAAAATTTATGACTTCGACGTTAAAGCACTTTCAGGGGAAGTGCTTTCATTAAGTGATTATAAAGGGAAAGTTTTACTCGTTGTAAATACAGCCAGCAAGTGCGGTTTTACGCCTCAATATGAAGCACTGCAGGCATTATATGAAAAGTATCGTGATCAAGGGTTAGTGATACTTGGGTTTCCATGCAATCAGTTTGGTGGACAAGAGCCAGGAGAAGAGAGCCAAATTAAGCAAGAATGTTTAATAAACTACGGCGTAACATTTCCGATGTTTAGCAAAGTAGATGTGAAAGGGCGTGATGCTGAACCGGTATTTTCTTATCTCGTTAAACAATTACCGGGGTTGTTAGGCAACGATATAAAATGGAATTTCACTAAGTTTTTGATTTCAAGAGAGGGTGAGCCAATGAAACGCTATGCGCCCACTACAAAACCGTTTGCTATAGAAGATGATATTATCAAGCTACTATCATAA
- a CDS encoding CHAD domain-containing protein, whose product MHKRDTFQLPRKTSDVYPIHSTLPLPKIIRSHVLQNFSFCENYQKGIIKDDDPEFLHQYRVTMRRIRAILSLHQPIFIPEQLKETNIALKQLMQPTNLQRDLDVYLMQMEHYFNLVEHKHHQGLARFFDDLQHQRQKTYKKNKQWLKSEEYKAQYKHIRTQLKQLSPRMEDLSMPPQQMINTLLLNLNNRIITSMNAIDTQTSDAQLHRLRIKCKKLRYGLEYYHPLTEQFSLSLKAKTLKLLQAKLGDFNDSSVQIDFLNHYLEQYKKAGRRAKAIGLLLQKIQQKHLENKQQLIIEVVQCSQNTAH is encoded by the coding sequence ATGCATAAACGAGACACTTTTCAGCTTCCCCGAAAAACGTCAGATGTTTATCCTATTCATTCTACTTTGCCACTACCTAAAATTATTCGCTCTCACGTATTACAGAACTTTTCTTTTTGCGAAAACTATCAAAAAGGCATTATAAAAGATGATGATCCTGAATTTCTTCATCAATATCGCGTTACCATGCGTCGTATACGTGCCATCCTTAGCCTGCATCAGCCGATTTTTATTCCTGAACAACTAAAAGAAACTAACATTGCACTCAAACAATTAATGCAACCGACTAATTTACAACGCGATCTCGATGTTTATCTCATGCAAATGGAACATTACTTTAATTTAGTCGAACATAAACACCATCAAGGACTGGCACGTTTTTTTGACGATCTACAGCACCAACGCCAAAAAACATATAAGAAAAATAAACAATGGTTAAAAAGCGAGGAATATAAAGCGCAATATAAGCACATTAGAACACAGTTAAAACAGCTATCACCTCGTATGGAAGATCTATCTATGCCACCACAACAAATGATAAATACGCTATTACTGAACTTAAATAATCGTATTATCACTTCAATGAATGCTATTGACACACAAACGTCTGACGCGCAACTTCATCGTTTGAGAATCAAATGTAAAAAATTACGTTATGGTTTGGAGTACTACCACCCATTAACAGAGCAGTTTTCACTTAGTTTGAAGGCAAAAACATTGAAGCTTCTACAAGCTAAATTAGGTGACTTCAATGATAGCTCGGTACAAATTGACTTTCTTAATCACTATTTAGAGCAATATAAGAAAGCAGGGAGACGTGCGAAAGCAATTGGTTTATTACTTCAAAAAATACAACAAAAGCATTTAGAGAATAAGCAGCAATTGATTATTGAAGTTGTTCAATGTAGTCAAAATACTGCTCATTAG
- the hppD gene encoding 4-hydroxyphenylpyruvate dioxygenase, protein MSKVCNPLGTDGFEFVEYTAPTEVGITKLKNLFRQMGFAEVAKHKHKRVWLYRQGDINFIVNGELASQASTFALQHGSSVNAMAFRVKDVNKALDYALKHGAKRCENNVGLMELNIPAIEGIGGALLYFVDRYGEHDIYEVDFEYYPDAQKRLADIDTGLLTIDHLTHNVAIGHMDKWSNFYEKIANFKQIKYFDIKGKLTGLKSRAMTSPCGKIRIPINESSDEHSQIAEYLKQYNGEGIQHIALSTNDILSSVEKLRQSGVVFMDTPDTYYELINKRINCHDENIASLQHDKILIDSDEHGILLQIFTGTVIGPVFFEIIQRKGNQGFGEGNFQALFESIELDQIRRGVLSAKS, encoded by the coding sequence ATGTCAAAGGTATGTAATCCATTAGGCACTGATGGTTTTGAATTTGTCGAATACACTGCTCCAACAGAGGTTGGGATCACTAAGCTTAAAAATTTATTTAGGCAGATGGGGTTTGCGGAAGTAGCGAAACATAAACATAAGAGGGTGTGGCTTTATCGTCAGGGGGACATTAACTTCATTGTTAATGGCGAGTTAGCTTCGCAAGCAAGTACGTTTGCATTGCAGCATGGCTCAAGCGTTAATGCGATGGCATTTCGGGTGAAAGATGTAAACAAGGCGTTAGACTATGCTCTCAAGCATGGCGCAAAGAGATGTGAAAATAATGTTGGACTTATGGAGCTCAACATTCCCGCTATTGAAGGTATTGGTGGCGCATTATTATATTTTGTCGATCGTTATGGCGAACATGATATTTATGAGGTGGATTTTGAATATTACCCAGATGCACAAAAGCGTTTAGCTGATATAGATACAGGGTTATTAACGATTGATCATCTTACTCATAATGTTGCTATTGGGCACATGGATAAGTGGTCTAATTTTTATGAAAAAATCGCAAATTTTAAACAGATTAAATACTTTGATATCAAAGGAAAATTAACGGGTTTAAAATCTCGCGCAATGACATCACCTTGTGGCAAAATTCGCATTCCAATCAATGAATCAAGTGATGAACATTCTCAAATCGCAGAATACTTAAAACAATATAATGGAGAAGGTATTCAGCATATCGCTTTAAGTACTAATGACATTCTTTCATCAGTAGAAAAACTTCGTCAATCAGGTGTTGTCTTTATGGATACACCGGATACTTATTACGAATTGATCAATAAAAGAATTAATTGTCACGATGAAAATATTGCATCGTTACAGCATGACAAAATACTGATCGATAGCGATGAACATGGTATTTTGTTGCAAATTTTCACGGGAACTGTGATTGGCCCCGTATTTTTTGAGATTATACAACGTAAAGGAAATCAGGGATTCGGAGAGGGTAATTTTCAGGCATTATTCGAATCAATTGAACTTGACCAAATACGTCGAGGTGTCCTGAGCGCAAAATCTTAG
- a CDS encoding ATP-dependent zinc protease family protein: protein MINKDTIVNKNNKFLVGWREVAALPDLGINNIHVKIDTGARSSCLHTFKIEEFTRDGEEWVKFWIHPIHNNTDVEQICEAKVADKRVVRNSGGDEQLRYFIVSTIDFNGQQWPIEISLTSRDNMAFRMLLGRTAMHERIIVDPEASYLIKTQG from the coding sequence ATGATTAATAAAGATACAATAGTGAATAAAAATAATAAGTTTCTTGTTGGGTGGCGTGAAGTCGCTGCATTACCTGATCTGGGTATCAATAATATTCATGTAAAAATTGATACTGGTGCACGTAGTTCGTGCCTGCATACTTTTAAAATTGAAGAATTTACCCGTGACGGTGAAGAGTGGGTTAAGTTTTGGATTCACCCAATCCATAACAACACCGACGTTGAACAAATTTGTGAAGCAAAAGTGGCTGATAAGCGAGTTGTAAGAAACTCTGGCGGTGATGAGCAACTGCGCTACTTTATCGTTTCAACAATTGATTTTAATGGTCAACAGTGGCCGATTGAAATTTCGCTAACCAGTCGTGATAATATGGCTTTCCGTATGCTATTAGGCCGTACGGCAATGCATGAGCGTATTATTGTTGACCCAGAAGCATCTTATCTTATTAAAACTCAAGGCTAG
- the rimK gene encoding 30S ribosomal protein S6--L-glutamate ligase has protein sequence MKIGILSRNRSLYSTARLIEAAEQRGHEIKVIDALRCYMNINSQKPQIHFKGEDLVDFDAIIPRIGASVTFYGTAVLRQFEMMGVYTVNESVAISRSRDKLRSMQLLSRKCIGMPVTGFASKPDDVKDLLDMVGGAPVVIKLLEGTQGIGVVLAETRKAAESVIEAFMGLKANIMVQEYIKEAGGADIRCFVIGDKVIAAMKRQGAEGEFRSNLHRGGSAALVKITPEERKTAVAAAKIMGLGVAGVDLLRSERGPLVMEVNSSPGLEGIEKATGKDIAGMIIDYIEKNAVKKSSLRNKG, from the coding sequence ATGAAAATTGGAATTTTATCTCGCAACCGTTCACTTTATTCGACAGCTCGTTTGATTGAAGCCGCTGAACAACGTGGTCATGAAATTAAAGTGATCGATGCACTGCGTTGTTATATGAACATTAACTCGCAAAAACCTCAGATTCACTTTAAAGGTGAAGATTTAGTGGATTTTGACGCGATTATTCCACGTATCGGTGCATCAGTAACATTTTACGGTACTGCTGTTTTGCGTCAGTTTGAAATGATGGGTGTATATACCGTTAATGAATCTGTAGCGATCAGCCGCTCACGTGATAAATTACGTTCAATGCAGTTACTATCGCGCAAGTGTATCGGCATGCCTGTGACTGGTTTTGCAAGTAAGCCTGATGACGTTAAAGATTTACTTGATATGGTTGGCGGTGCGCCAGTCGTTATTAAGCTATTAGAAGGCACACAAGGCATTGGTGTGGTTCTTGCTGAAACACGTAAAGCCGCTGAAAGTGTTATTGAAGCTTTCATGGGTCTTAAAGCGAATATCATGGTTCAAGAATACATTAAGGAAGCAGGCGGCGCAGATATCCGTTGTTTCGTTATTGGCGATAAAGTGATTGCAGCAATGAAACGCCAAGGTGCAGAAGGTGAGTTCCGCTCAAACCTACACCGCGGTGGTAGTGCTGCACTGGTTAAGATCACACCGGAAGAACGTAAAACAGCGGTTGCTGCTGCAAAAATTATGGGATTAGGTGTTGCTGGTGTTGACCTGTTACGTTCAGAGCGTGGTCCACTTGTTATGGAAGTTAACTCTTCACCTGGCCTTGAAGGTATTGAGAAAGCGACAGGTAAAGATATTGCTGGCATGATTATCGATTACATCGAAAAAAATGCAGTGAAAAAATCTTCACTTCGCAATAAAGGCTAA
- a CDS encoding phospholipase D family protein produces MIRIKDYKKLLSRTIIATSILTLVGCAQPLSTEKQASYSNVDNFNTRLYQSSLPYTNVHPDKTGFYPLGDGQAALLARLAIIEHAQKTLDVQYYIYRDDATSGLLTWYLYQAAERGVRVRLLLDDMQNRDDQALASLSAHPNVEVRLFNPFSNRTIKPLSFLTDFDRLNRRMHNKAIIADGVFAITGGRNIGDEYFSANSDVEFGDFDLIMLGKVIPQFARQFDEYWNSKPATPIEALVSSAHEPTKEQLAQWKDAQLKYMSSDYASSLKNHPMVQQLINETLPLYWTDAELLYDTPYKVANSKDDLLLHKLSEMIAKAEHDFFLVSPYFVPTEEGAKALAKAAQNGKNITIVTNSLASNDVFAVHGWYAKYRKIMLEGGVKLYEVKVEPGHKTKHKWLSRSRTSLHAKTFILDKSKIFVGSFNFDPRSAYLNTELGVIVDSPKFSGEVYNTINNSLAKDAYRLSLDENGDIVWNDDTTGKQYTSEPDSSVWLKMGAWAAGVLPIEKQL; encoded by the coding sequence ATGATTCGTATTAAAGATTATAAGAAACTGTTATCTCGTACTATTATCGCAACAAGTATTCTAACACTTGTTGGTTGTGCTCAACCGTTATCAACAGAAAAGCAAGCAAGCTATTCAAATGTTGATAATTTCAACACTCGCTTGTACCAAAGCTCTCTGCCTTATACCAACGTTCATCCAGATAAAACAGGCTTCTACCCTCTTGGTGACGGTCAAGCGGCGTTACTTGCACGTTTAGCTATTATTGAACATGCACAAAAAACACTGGATGTTCAGTACTATATTTACCGTGATGATGCGACAAGTGGGTTGCTGACATGGTATTTATACCAAGCTGCTGAGCGTGGTGTTCGTGTGCGCTTATTACTTGATGATATGCAAAATCGTGACGATCAAGCATTAGCAAGCCTTTCTGCTCATCCTAATGTCGAAGTACGACTATTTAACCCATTTTCAAACCGTACTATTAAGCCATTAAGTTTCTTAACTGACTTTGATCGTTTAAATCGCCGTATGCACAATAAAGCCATTATTGCAGATGGTGTGTTTGCCATTACCGGTGGACGTAATATCGGTGACGAGTATTTCTCTGCTAATAGTGATGTAGAATTCGGTGACTTCGACCTTATTATGCTAGGTAAAGTGATACCGCAATTCGCACGTCAATTTGATGAATACTGGAACAGTAAACCAGCAACCCCGATTGAAGCTTTAGTTTCATCTGCACATGAGCCAACAAAAGAACAACTGGCGCAATGGAAAGATGCCCAGTTAAAGTACATGTCATCAGACTATGCGAGTTCATTGAAAAACCACCCGATGGTACAGCAGTTAATAAATGAAACATTACCGCTATACTGGACGGATGCGGAACTGCTTTACGATACCCCATATAAAGTTGCGAATAGTAAAGATGATTTATTATTGCATAAGCTGTCAGAAATGATTGCGAAAGCAGAGCATGATTTCTTCTTAGTTTCACCGTATTTTGTCCCAACAGAAGAAGGTGCTAAAGCGCTTGCCAAAGCGGCACAGAACGGAAAAAATATTACTATTGTAACCAATTCATTAGCTTCTAATGACGTTTTCGCTGTACATGGCTGGTATGCCAAATACCGTAAAATTATGCTAGAAGGTGGTGTTAAGCTATACGAAGTAAAAGTAGAACCAGGCCATAAAACAAAACACAAATGGCTAAGTCGCTCTCGTACAAGTTTGCACGCGAAAACCTTTATTCTTGATAAATCTAAAATCTTCGTCGGATCATTTAACTTTGATCCACGCTCTGCATACTTAAATACAGAGTTAGGCGTGATTGTTGATTCACCTAAATTCTCAGGTGAAGTTTACAACACGATCAATAACTCGCTAGCTAAAGATGCTTACCGACTTTCATTGGACGAAAACGGCGACATCGTATGGAATGATGATACAACAGGCAAGCAGTATACCTCAGAGCCAGACAGCAGCGTTTGGCTTAAAATGGGCGCTTGGGCGGCTGGTGTATTACCAATAGAGAAACAGTTATAA
- a CDS encoding Preprotein translocase subunit SecY, producing MWTVYSFTGAAILASIIFSLLLFLSIDDDPLMKFLFGGLAVIFELGKFFAWYEVGERKARRNYTGTLSAFTFYAVLAAISIGGSIGGINSATNKAQSEVNVQKSKINAFNMQIEAIEKQIDLNNVAAEKYIQMERIASGVARIQKQNDELRKQQQKLAMERDSIPVVSQGSVLGLIDSLAETLHVTPQAAQLGLVVFLSVLLDFFAAFFVGLIGEENRFRHQFRHNKVLEMAGYNEFEQPKLLEHFDPSTIGTSEIEVHEAEEVVVEPELPKTPYEQAIDALSHNKVNCSKRAVSKLLNISTDEVDDIFKQLLDNGIVSKKPNNHYQWHGITATAD from the coding sequence ATGTGGACAGTTTATAGTTTCACAGGTGCAGCTATTCTCGCCTCTATCATCTTCTCGCTGCTATTATTCCTTTCTATTGATGATGATCCACTAATGAAGTTTCTCTTTGGTGGATTAGCGGTTATTTTCGAACTAGGTAAATTCTTCGCATGGTACGAAGTTGGGGAACGTAAGGCACGTCGTAACTATACTGGTACTCTGTCTGCTTTTACCTTCTACGCTGTTCTTGCCGCAATTTCGATTGGTGGTTCTATTGGCGGTATTAACAGTGCTACGAATAAAGCACAAAGTGAAGTTAACGTTCAAAAAAGCAAAATCAATGCGTTCAACATGCAAATTGAAGCCATTGAAAAACAAATTGATCTTAATAACGTCGCTGCTGAAAAATACATTCAGATGGAACGTATTGCTTCTGGTGTTGCACGTATTCAAAAACAAAATGATGAATTACGTAAGCAACAACAAAAGCTTGCCATGGAGCGAGATAGTATCCCTGTCGTCAGCCAAGGCTCAGTTTTAGGATTGATCGATAGTCTTGCAGAAACGTTACATGTCACTCCTCAAGCTGCGCAGTTAGGTTTAGTGGTATTTCTATCAGTATTATTAGATTTCTTCGCAGCATTCTTTGTAGGATTAATTGGTGAAGAAAATCGTTTCCGACATCAGTTCCGCCATAACAAAGTGTTAGAAATGGCGGGTTACAATGAATTTGAACAGCCTAAACTGCTTGAGCATTTTGATCCTTCAACGATTGGTACATCGGAAATTGAAGTACATGAAGCGGAAGAAGTTGTTGTTGAACCTGAACTACCTAAAACGCCTTATGAGCAAGCCATTGACGCACTGAGTCATAATAAGGTGAATTGCAGTAAGCGTGCTGTAAGTAAGTTATTAAATATCTCAACCGATGAAGTTGATGATATTTTCAAACAGTTGCTTGATAACGGTATTGTGAGTAAAAAGCCAAACAATCACTATCAGTGGCATGGCATTACAGCAACCGCTGATTAA
- the ansB gene encoding L-asparaginase 2 — protein sequence MKKNLVCLGILVAGLSFQSSSFAQGTELPNIKILATGGTIAGAGQSATGSAYTSGQVGIDALINAVPEMTKIADISGEQVANIGSQDMNDQVWLTLAKRVNELLAKEDVDGIVITHGTDTMEETAYFLNLTVKSDKPVVLVGAMRPSTAMSADGPVNLYNAVITAADTDSKGRGVLMAMNDVILDARDVTKTSTTAVDTFKSPNFGELGYIHNGDAVYQRSPERHNTKDSKFDISKVKALPKVGIVYNYSNASDLPVKALIDAKFDGIVSAGVGNGNIYKSIFEQLAKASKDGIMVVRSSRVPTGATTLAAEIDDSKYGFVASGTLNPQKARILLMLSLTQTNDYRDVQKMFQYY from the coding sequence ATGAAAAAGAATTTAGTTTGCTTAGGTATCTTGGTTGCTGGTTTAAGTTTTCAATCATCCTCTTTTGCTCAAGGTACTGAACTGCCTAATATTAAGATATTAGCAACGGGTGGAACAATAGCTGGTGCAGGGCAATCAGCAACAGGCAGTGCGTATACGTCAGGACAAGTCGGTATTGATGCCCTTATTAATGCTGTACCGGAAATGACAAAAATTGCCGATATCAGTGGTGAGCAAGTTGCGAATATTGGTTCGCAAGACATGAATGATCAGGTATGGCTGACGTTAGCTAAACGTGTCAATGAACTCTTAGCGAAAGAGGATGTTGACGGTATTGTTATTACACATGGTACTGACACCATGGAAGAGACAGCATACTTCTTAAACTTAACCGTGAAGAGTGATAAGCCTGTTGTTTTAGTGGGTGCAATGCGCCCATCAACCGCGATGAGTGCAGATGGACCTGTTAACTTATACAACGCTGTGATCACCGCTGCTGACACTGATTCAAAAGGCCGCGGTGTGTTAATGGCGATGAATGATGTGATTTTGGATGCACGTGATGTCACTAAGACCAGTACAACAGCTGTCGATACATTTAAATCACCTAATTTTGGCGAGTTAGGTTATATCCATAATGGCGATGCGGTGTATCAACGCAGTCCAGAGCGTCATAATACGAAAGATTCTAAGTTTGATATATCGAAAGTGAAAGCCTTACCTAAAGTCGGGATCGTTTATAACTATTCCAACGCCTCTGACTTACCTGTTAAAGCGCTAATTGATGCAAAATTTGATGGTATTGTGAGTGCTGGTGTTGGTAATGGTAATATTTATAAAAGTATTTTCGAACAACTCGCTAAAGCAAGCAAAGACGGGATCATGGTCGTTCGGAGTTCTCGTGTACCTACTGGCGCGACAACACTTGCGGCAGAAATCGATGACAGTAAATATGGTTTTGTTGCATCTGGAACTCTAAATCCCCAAAAAGCCCGTATTTTATTAATGCTGTCATTAACGCAAACAAATGATTATCGTGATGTACAAAAGATGTTTCAGTATTACTAG
- a CDS encoding thioredoxin domain-containing protein, with protein MKKLILPLMVTALLAGCNETTAVNNKDFSPEQKAQIEKIASQYIIEHPEVLVKASETLQKQQMEKQVQSAKQTVVTYADQLIKDAKTPYVGPKDAKVNVIEFFDYQCMFCSKISPIVKKLEAENPDVKFIFKETPIFASRWEASKYAADMGNWIFAHKGSDLYGKYHDAVFASGKDEGKLTKQDINDIATKLGIDISKFDANNSFEQNFQLFSQLGFQGTPALIVMPTDNVTTDNVHIINGYDPQGLKDAIAEVKSNAK; from the coding sequence ATGAAAAAACTAATTCTACCACTTATGGTGACAGCACTATTAGCTGGCTGTAATGAAACAACAGCAGTAAATAATAAAGACTTTAGCCCTGAGCAAAAAGCGCAAATTGAAAAGATTGCCAGCCAATATATTATTGAGCATCCTGAAGTTTTAGTAAAAGCATCAGAAACACTGCAAAAGCAACAGATGGAAAAGCAGGTACAATCAGCGAAACAGACTGTTGTTACTTATGCAGACCAACTCATTAAAGATGCTAAAACACCATATGTTGGCCCTAAAGATGCCAAAGTAAATGTTATTGAGTTTTTTGATTACCAATGCATGTTCTGCTCAAAAATTTCACCTATCGTGAAGAAACTTGAAGCTGAAAACCCTGATGTGAAATTCATTTTCAAAGAAACGCCAATCTTTGCGTCACGTTGGGAAGCATCAAAATATGCAGCAGATATGGGTAACTGGATTTTTGCCCATAAAGGCAGTGACCTTTACGGTAAATACCATGATGCCGTATTTGCTTCAGGTAAAGATGAAGGCAAATTAACCAAACAAGATATTAATGATATTGCAACTAAGTTGGGCATTGATATCAGTAAGTTTGATGCGAACAATAGTTTTGAGCAGAACTTCCAACTATTTAGTCAATTAGGTTTTCAGGGTACGCCTGCATTAATTGTTATGCCAACAGATAATGTAACCACAGACAATGTTCATATTATCAATGGTTACGATCCTCAAGGGCTAAAAGACGCCATTGCGGAAGTAAAGAGCAACGCTAAATAA